A region from the Halomarina litorea genome encodes:
- a CDS encoding NTP transferase domain-containing protein produces MCGGRGTRLSLGTEKPLLSICGRAMVDRVLDALTDSDVERTVAAVSPNAPRTADHVRERVPTVETPGEGYVADLTHALDAGAVTRPALTVVADLPLLDGPTVDAVLAEYRERAMTGECALVVCVPLALKERLGVSADTTFERGGRALAPTGLNVVADAEDTIVTRDTYRLAVNVNRPRDTRVAEALCD; encoded by the coding sequence ATGTGCGGCGGGCGCGGGACGCGCCTCTCGCTCGGGACCGAGAAACCGCTCCTCTCTATCTGCGGGCGGGCGATGGTCGACCGGGTGCTCGACGCTCTCACCGACTCGGACGTCGAAAGGACCGTCGCCGCCGTCTCCCCGAACGCCCCCCGGACCGCCGACCACGTCCGTGAGCGCGTCCCGACGGTGGAGACGCCCGGCGAGGGGTACGTCGCGGACCTGACCCACGCACTCGACGCGGGTGCCGTGACCCGCCCCGCCCTCACCGTCGTCGCGGACCTGCCCCTGCTGGACGGGCCGACCGTCGACGCCGTGCTGGCCGAGTACCGCGAGCGCGCGATGACGGGGGAGTGCGCACTCGTCGTCTGCGTCCCCCTCGCGCTGAAGGAGCGACTGGGCGTGAGCGCGGACACCACGTTCGAGCGCGGGGGGCGGGCGCTCGCTCCGACGGGACTGAACGTCGTCGCCGACGCGGAGGACACCATCGTGACACGAGACACCTACCGACTGGCAGTGAACGTGAACCGACCGAGAGACACCCGCGTGGCGGAGGCGCTGTGCGACTAG
- a CDS encoding nicotinate-nucleotide--dimethylbenzimidazole phosphoribosyltransferase has protein sequence MRLVLVAGTTRTAGIEGISAAGAHPDLLRHTPSADAEILTYGRPVAPPEGEAHPTPVSPTGCPTPAVVTRAVREVLGFDVTVLDAGLGAPSSAPTVDLGAVPGNDVREGRTVPDARGVFERARRLGASLPGPLLVGETVPGGTTTALGVLRALGYDHSVCSSLPDNPLDLKERVVAEGLAAAGLDDGTGDPIRAVRAVGDPVLTAVAGLVVGASEAGTEVTLAGGTQLVAAGALVRHWSDAPLDVATTSFVADATPDLATACADLDLSLTVTDPGFTDDHVAMARYLAGEGKEGVGMGGVLALADREDSLPAVRERIVTVYDRLLGDEGGEP, from the coding sequence GTGCGACTAGTCCTCGTCGCGGGGACGACCCGTACCGCGGGAATCGAGGGCATCAGCGCCGCGGGCGCACACCCGGACCTGTTGCGCCACACGCCGAGCGCGGACGCCGAGATACTGACGTACGGCCGGCCGGTGGCCCCGCCCGAGGGCGAGGCCCACCCGACGCCCGTCAGTCCGACGGGGTGCCCGACGCCCGCCGTCGTCACCCGTGCGGTCCGTGAGGTACTCGGGTTCGACGTCACCGTCCTCGACGCCGGCCTCGGGGCACCGTCGAGCGCACCGACCGTCGACCTCGGGGCGGTCCCCGGGAACGACGTCCGCGAGGGTCGGACCGTCCCTGACGCGAGGGGGGTGTTCGAGCGTGCCCGGCGACTCGGCGCGTCGCTCCCGGGGCCCCTCCTCGTTGGCGAGACGGTTCCCGGCGGGACGACGACGGCCCTCGGCGTGCTCCGCGCTCTCGGGTACGACCACTCGGTCTGTTCCTCGCTCCCCGACAACCCCCTCGACCTGAAGGAGCGAGTGGTCGCCGAGGGCCTCGCCGCCGCCGGCCTCGACGACGGGACCGGGGACCCGATTCGGGCGGTAAGGGCGGTCGGCGACCCGGTCCTCACCGCCGTCGCCGGACTCGTCGTCGGCGCGAGCGAGGCCGGCACCGAGGTGACCCTCGCCGGTGGGACCCAGCTGGTCGCGGCGGGCGCGCTGGTCCGCCACTGGAGCGACGCGCCCCTCGACGTCGCCACCACGTCGTTCGTCGCCGACGCCACGCCGGACCTCGCGACCGCCTGCGCCGACCTCGACCTCTCGCTGACCGTCACCGACCCGGGGTTCACCGACGACCACGTCGCGATGGCGCGCTACCTCGCGGGCGAGGGCAAGGAGGGCGTCGGGATGGGCGGGGTGCTCGCGCTGGCCGACCGCGAGGATTCGCTTCCCGCGGTCCGCGAGCGCATCGTGACGGTGTACGACCGTCTGCTCGGCGACGAGGGGGGTGAGCCCTGA
- a CDS encoding DUF7522 family protein, which produces MIGDNTTLSDSVVGTARTGLGDALRAVVAFTPEDCTPLYLRSDLRDEERDVRPDIERFVAIERGVFAERDGYGDLATTSGAEPAIGEYEATIRLFSEGFVGRVVVGDRGVLLTTDEMDIDAFEEVSVALRKVLAGDA; this is translated from the coding sequence ATGATCGGCGACAACACTACCCTGAGCGACAGCGTCGTCGGCACCGCGCGGACGGGACTGGGAGACGCGCTCCGTGCCGTCGTCGCGTTCACGCCCGAGGACTGCACGCCGTTGTACCTCCGGTCGGACCTCCGGGACGAGGAACGTGACGTCCGGCCGGATATCGAGCGGTTCGTCGCCATCGAGCGCGGGGTGTTCGCGGAGCGGGACGGGTACGGCGACCTCGCGACGACGTCCGGAGCGGAACCCGCCATCGGGGAGTACGAGGCGACGATTCGACTGTTCTCCGAGGGGTTCGTCGGGCGGGTCGTCGTGGGCGACCGGGGCGTCCTCCTGACGACCGACGAGATGGACATCGACGCCTTCGAGGAGGTGTCGGTGGCGCTCCGGAAGGTGCTCGCGGGTGACGCGTAG
- a CDS encoding metal-dependent hydrolase: MVDVVGHLGMALIWFVPAWFIIDERKTAATFAAVGVWFGMLPDVDLVLKGILPTVKHHGVFHTVLMAGVLAALIGPLLGAVLKRTLGGTDWFSDDAVDHATGFGVVMVFVAGVAHVFADMLSAPDIADSVEPLWPLYQQSFGIDVVWYNDPLVNWGLFLTGIALNVGLFLSRR; the protein is encoded by the coding sequence ATGGTAGACGTAGTCGGCCATCTCGGGATGGCACTCATCTGGTTCGTGCCGGCGTGGTTCATCATCGACGAACGCAAGACGGCAGCGACGTTCGCCGCCGTGGGCGTCTGGTTCGGGATGTTACCGGACGTCGACCTCGTCCTCAAGGGCATCCTCCCGACGGTGAAACACCACGGAGTGTTCCACACCGTCCTGATGGCCGGGGTGCTCGCCGCCCTCATCGGTCCCCTGCTGGGTGCGGTCCTGAAGCGGACGCTGGGCGGGACGGACTGGTTCTCCGACGATGCCGTCGACCACGCCACTGGGTTCGGCGTCGTGATGGTGTTCGTCGCCGGCGTCGCGCACGTCTTCGCGGACATGCTCTCCGCGCCGGACATCGCGGACTCGGTCGAACCGCTCTGGCCGCTCTACCAGCAGTCGTTCGGCATCGACGTCGTCTGGTACAACGACCCGCTGGTCAACTGGGGGCTGTTCCTCACGGGAATCGCGCTCAACGTCGGCCTGTTCCTGTCCCGCCGGTAG
- a CDS encoding cobyric acid synthase, with the protein MTRTILVAGTASHVGKSTVVAGLCRLLADRGVSVAPFKAQNMSNNARAVPVVGESADTRSGDARAGEDARSSGHARASGHAYGEIGVSQYVQARAARVTATTDCNPVLLKPSGDGRSQLVIHGEAVGTFRAGEYFDERWGRARAAAERSWERLAAEYDVVVAEGAGSIAEPNLRHRDLANVETARFADADILLVGDIERGGVFAALAGTLDLMPDDLRERVRGCLITKFRGDESLLDPGIEMFEARYGVPVVGVLPYDDPGLPAEDSVSLPADERTVLGADGDPTPADECVTVAVPRLPRVSNVADLDPLTECPGVRVEVFPPADPFDHADALVLPGTKNTVDDLLALREARFDDRLDRFDGPVVGLCGGYQLLGERLSSVERESADAEGALSGFGLLPVETRFSGEKCVERVERDLRGVGPLAGASGPVSGYEIHTGRTTLTGPADRPFEGEGAAVEGVLGTYLHGLFENPAPREAFLGGLFARAGLDRPAGGTTDSPHDRAAALLRDHADLSVVGY; encoded by the coding sequence ATGACTCGCACGATACTCGTCGCGGGGACGGCGAGCCACGTCGGGAAGTCCACCGTCGTCGCGGGTCTCTGTCGCCTGCTGGCCGACCGCGGGGTGTCGGTCGCTCCGTTCAAGGCCCAGAACATGAGCAACAACGCCCGGGCGGTGCCCGTCGTCGGGGAGTCCGCCGACACCCGTTCGGGGGACGCCCGTGCCGGCGAGGACGCTCGTTCCAGCGGGCACGCTCGTGCCAGCGGGCACGCGTACGGCGAAATCGGCGTCTCCCAGTACGTACAGGCCCGCGCCGCCCGCGTCACCGCCACGACGGACTGCAACCCGGTCCTCCTGAAACCGAGCGGCGACGGGCGCTCGCAACTGGTGATACACGGCGAGGCCGTCGGGACGTTCCGTGCGGGGGAGTACTTCGACGAGCGCTGGGGACGGGCGCGCGCCGCCGCCGAACGCTCGTGGGAGCGCCTCGCCGCGGAGTACGACGTGGTCGTCGCCGAGGGCGCGGGGAGCATCGCGGAACCGAACCTCCGGCACCGCGACCTCGCGAACGTCGAGACGGCCCGGTTCGCCGACGCCGACATCCTCCTCGTGGGGGACATCGAGCGCGGCGGCGTCTTCGCCGCGCTCGCGGGCACCCTCGACCTGATGCCCGACGACCTGCGCGAGCGGGTCCGGGGCTGTCTGATTACCAAGTTCCGTGGCGACGAGTCACTGCTCGACCCGGGCATCGAGATGTTCGAGGCGCGCTACGGCGTCCCCGTCGTCGGCGTCCTCCCGTACGACGACCCCGGCCTGCCCGCCGAGGACAGCGTCTCGCTCCCCGCCGACGAGCGGACGGTTCTCGGCGCCGACGGGGACCCGACGCCCGCCGACGAGTGCGTCACCGTCGCCGTCCCGCGCCTCCCTCGGGTCTCGAACGTCGCGGACCTCGACCCACTCACCGAGTGTCCGGGCGTCCGCGTCGAGGTGTTCCCCCCCGCCGACCCGTTCGACCACGCCGACGCCCTCGTCCTGCCGGGGACGAAGAACACCGTCGACGACCTGCTCGCGCTCCGCGAGGCGAGGTTCGACGACCGACTCGACCGGTTCGACGGGCCCGTCGTCGGCCTCTGCGGGGGCTACCAGTTGCTCGGCGAACGGCTGTCGAGCGTCGAACGCGAGAGCGCCGACGCCGAGGGTGCCCTGTCCGGCTTCGGTCTCCTCCCCGTCGAGACGCGCTTCTCCGGCGAGAAGTGCGTCGAACGGGTCGAGCGTGACCTCCGGGGAGTCGGGCCGCTGGCGGGCGCGTCGGGACCCGTCTCGGGCTACGAGATTCACACCGGCCGGACGACGCTCACCGGCCCCGCGGACCGCCCGTTCGAGGGAGAGGGGGCCGCCGTCGAGGGTGTCCTCGGCACCTACCTCCACGGCCTCTTCGAGAACCCCGCCCCCCGCGAGGCGTTCCTCGGCGGCCTGTTCGCGCGTGCCGGCCTCGACCGGCCCGCGGGCGGGACGACGGATTCGCCGCACGACCGCGCGGCCGCCCTCCTCCGGGATCACGCCGACCTCTCCGTCGTCGGATACTAG
- a CDS encoding DUF7553 family protein, whose translation MERTPLQAAGTELVTAAGWTEGRTERRLHGEVIELAKLGVGDEPTPEALDGHVAALRELATEAGPGAEHVERALAHVREYRETVE comes from the coding sequence ATGGAGCGAACACCACTCCAAGCGGCGGGTACGGAACTCGTCACCGCCGCGGGCTGGACCGAGGGGCGGACCGAGCGACGGCTCCACGGCGAGGTCATCGAACTCGCGAAGCTCGGCGTCGGGGACGAGCCGACGCCGGAGGCGCTCGACGGCCACGTCGCCGCCCTCCGGGAGCTCGCCACCGAGGCGGGACCCGGCGCAGAGCACGTCGAGCGCGCGCTGGCCCACGTCCGCGAGTACCGCGAGACGGTCGAGTAA
- a CDS encoding DUF192 domain-containing protein produces MAPSPRRVGTLLAGVFAALLVGVALVLSGVIPLPAPAADDYERTTVAVYDEDGTELGSVDARVADTFRKRYTGLSSTTSLPPGEGMWFAFDEPGEHTFVMRDMDFGIDIVYVAANGTITSIHHAPEPPEGADGKDFRYPGEGQYVLEVNYGWTTDHGVEVGDRVVVGDDAFGPTNETVRSVAPPEPVRVAAA; encoded by the coding sequence ATGGCACCGAGTCCCCGTCGCGTCGGCACCCTCCTCGCGGGCGTGTTCGCTGCCCTTCTGGTCGGCGTCGCCCTCGTCCTCTCGGGCGTGATTCCGCTCCCGGCACCCGCAGCGGACGACTACGAGCGAACCACCGTCGCGGTGTACGACGAGGACGGGACCGAACTGGGGAGCGTCGACGCCCGCGTCGCAGATACGTTCCGCAAGCGCTACACCGGCCTGAGCAGTACGACGTCCCTCCCGCCAGGCGAGGGGATGTGGTTCGCGTTCGACGAACCGGGCGAGCACACCTTCGTGATGCGCGACATGGACTTCGGCATCGACATCGTCTACGTCGCCGCGAACGGGACCATCACCTCGATTCACCACGCGCCGGAACCGCCCGAGGGGGCGGACGGCAAGGACTTCCGCTACCCCGGCGAGGGGCAGTACGTCCTCGAGGTGAACTACGGGTGGACCACCGACCACGGCGTCGAGGTGGGCGACCGAGTGGTCGTCGGGGACGACGCGTTCGGGCCGACGAACGAGACAGTGAGGTCGGTCGCCCCGCCGGAACCCGTGCGGGTCGCCGCGGCCTGA
- a CDS encoding threonine-phosphate decarboxylase, giving the protein MDPDSVGSVERVPHGSDDGVELDFSANCNPMVPEGARAVFADSFDASRSYPRDDSPEFRRVAADYVGGSPGDVVPTAGGLAAIRLALGVTVSPGDSILVPAPSFGEYAREVRLQGGVPEFVAHDAVRDADPADHAMVVVCTPNNPTGELPSPEALEGLHERCLGAGTPLLADEAFLDFTDRPSLAGREGVVVARSLTKMFGLPGLRAGFAVATGRLGERLRRAVPAWALGTPAARVGAYCMRQSGFVEATRERVREERRYLRAGLEEYFDVAPSDAPFLLCDVGEDPSDLLAALRKRGIALRDATTFRGLDTHVRVAVRTRDDHDRLLSALDECTK; this is encoded by the coding sequence ATGGACCCGGACAGCGTCGGGTCGGTCGAGCGCGTGCCCCACGGGAGCGACGACGGCGTCGAACTGGACTTCAGCGCCAACTGCAACCCGATGGTCCCCGAGGGCGCCCGGGCGGTGTTCGCCGACTCGTTCGACGCCTCGCGGTCGTACCCCCGCGACGACTCCCCCGAGTTCCGTCGGGTGGCCGCCGACTACGTCGGTGGCTCGCCCGGGGACGTCGTCCCGACGGCGGGCGGCCTCGCCGCCATCCGCCTCGCCCTCGGCGTCACCGTCTCGCCGGGCGACTCGATACTCGTCCCGGCACCCTCCTTCGGCGAGTACGCCCGCGAGGTCCGTCTGCAGGGCGGCGTCCCCGAGTTCGTCGCCCACGACGCCGTCCGGGACGCCGACCCCGCCGACCACGCGATGGTCGTCGTCTGCACGCCGAACAACCCGACGGGGGAACTGCCCTCTCCCGAGGCCCTCGAGGGCCTCCACGAGCGCTGTCTGGGGGCGGGGACGCCCCTCCTCGCGGACGAGGCGTTCCTCGACTTCACCGACAGGCCCTCCCTCGCGGGCCGCGAGGGCGTCGTCGTCGCCCGCTCGCTCACCAAGATGTTCGGCCTTCCCGGCCTGCGGGCGGGGTTCGCGGTGGCGACGGGGCGTCTGGGCGAGCGACTCCGACGGGCGGTCCCGGCGTGGGCGCTCGGGACCCCCGCCGCGCGGGTCGGGGCGTACTGCATGCGGCAGTCGGGGTTCGTCGAGGCGACCCGCGAGCGAGTCCGCGAGGAACGCCGGTATCTCCGGGCCGGACTGGAGGAGTACTTCGACGTGGCTCCCTCCGACGCCCCGTTCCTCCTCTGTGACGTGGGCGAGGACCCCTCGGACCTGCTCGCCGCCCTCCGGAAGCGGGGCATCGCGCTCCGCGACGCGACCACCTTCCGGGGGCTGGACACGCACGTCCGGGTCGCGGTCCGGACCCGGGACGACCACGACCGACTGCTGAGCGCGCTGGACGAGTGCACCAAATGA
- a CDS encoding HAD family hydrolase translates to MAVSFDLFGTLVSVRTPEDPARAVARELASRGVAVPDDWATAYRERHVEAPQGAEVPLPAHVARALASREVDAPGNAPRRAVVAAFDPEVTTRPGAPEAVAAAADVGPVALCSNCSVPELAARTLIRSEVDRSLFDATVTSVACGWRKPSEQMFERVADALGVPPAPLVHVGDDPRTDGGIEAVGGRFVDVSTVSLADFPDWLARENAEDPA, encoded by the coding sequence GTGGCAGTCTCGTTCGACCTCTTCGGCACGCTCGTCTCGGTTCGCACTCCCGAGGACCCGGCGCGAGCGGTCGCGCGGGAACTCGCGTCGCGGGGGGTCGCGGTCCCCGACGACTGGGCGACCGCCTACCGCGAGCGACACGTCGAAGCCCCCCAGGGCGCGGAGGTGCCTCTCCCGGCGCACGTCGCCCGCGCCCTCGCCAGTCGGGAGGTCGACGCCCCCGGCAACGCGCCCCGCCGGGCCGTCGTCGCCGCGTTCGACCCCGAGGTGACGACCCGTCCCGGCGCGCCCGAGGCCGTCGCGGCGGCCGCCGACGTCGGCCCCGTCGCCCTCTGTTCGAACTGCAGCGTCCCCGAACTCGCCGCGCGCACGCTCATCCGCTCTGAGGTGGACCGGTCGCTGTTCGACGCCACCGTCACGAGCGTCGCCTGCGGGTGGCGAAAGCCCTCCGAACAGATGTTCGAGCGAGTCGCCGACGCCCTCGGCGTCCCCCCCGCGCCCCTCGTCCACGTGGGCGACGACCCGCGGACCGACGGCGGTATCGAAGCCGTCGGCGGGCGGTTCGTGGACGTCTCGACCGTCTCCCTCGCTGACTTCCCGGACTGGCTGGCGCGGGAGAACGCGGAGGACCCCGCCTGA
- a CDS encoding cob(I)yrinic acid a,c-diamide adenosyltransferase codes for MDDQSDPPESANPPDDPGRGVRPEARPIEPSAPDEFGCTQVWWGDGKGKTTAALGMAFRAAGHGFRVHLLQLMKGGAASVEPDRGEYNAIAAVPGISYENLGHYGWHALNDGSEDRDHEAEARVGFERCRELVAAAGEADLTAPLSPDGPPEDGVHMLVVDELLYAAERGLVAPDAVVDLVESKPASLELVLTGGHESPEYLLTAADLVTEVRKVKHPFDAGRRARKGTEF; via the coding sequence ATGGACGACCAGTCCGACCCGCCGGAGTCCGCAAACCCACCCGACGACCCCGGCCGCGGCGTCCGCCCCGAGGCCCGTCCCATCGAACCGAGCGCCCCCGACGAGTTCGGGTGCACGCAGGTGTGGTGGGGCGACGGTAAGGGCAAGACCACCGCGGCCCTCGGGATGGCCTTCCGCGCCGCCGGCCACGGCTTTCGCGTCCACCTCCTCCAGTTGATGAAAGGTGGCGCGGCGAGCGTCGAACCCGACCGCGGCGAGTACAACGCCATCGCCGCCGTCCCCGGAATCTCCTACGAGAACCTCGGACACTACGGCTGGCACGCCCTGAACGACGGGAGCGAGGACCGCGACCACGAGGCGGAGGCACGAGTTGGGTTCGAGCGCTGTCGGGAACTCGTCGCCGCGGCGGGCGAAGCGGACCTGACCGCCCCGCTCTCCCCCGACGGCCCGCCCGAGGACGGGGTCCACATGCTCGTCGTGGACGAACTACTGTACGCCGCCGAACGCGGCCTCGTGGCCCCGGACGCGGTGGTCGACCTCGTGGAGTCGAAACCCGCATCCCTCGAACTCGTCCTGACGGGCGGCCACGAGTCACCGGAGTACCTGTTGACGGCCGCCGACCTCGTCACGGAGGTCCGAAAAGTCAAGCATCCCTTCGACGCCGGGCGACGCGCCCGGAAGGGGACGGAGTTCTGA
- a CDS encoding alpha/beta fold hydrolase — MTSITDMFRRVREGREATPPFLGDATGGTLAVARDCFEHPETVTLPDGRTLGYAETGDPDGTPVLAFHGVPSGRLGAAVFDGAARAAGLRLVAPERPGVGVSDPDPDRTLTDWPADVTALLDALGVEEAPVVGVSGGGPYALACGALVPERVPRVAVCCGVGPMAAVGPAERLLFLLARGVPGVVRAFLGAEERSARYAPERTVKRRAAAAAPHDRERWSGEIGRVLVASIPAACRHHGVEAFVRDLQLFASDWGFDLALDVPVGLWYGRADRYVPVAMGQYLMEAVPTAEAHFYPDLGHLSTVMENDSAMFGWLRE; from the coding sequence ATGACCAGCATCACAGACATGTTCCGTCGGGTGCGAGAGGGGCGTGAGGCCACTCCACCGTTCCTCGGCGACGCGACCGGGGGCACGCTGGCGGTCGCCCGGGACTGCTTCGAACACCCCGAGACGGTGACGCTCCCGGACGGACGCACGCTCGGGTACGCTGAGACCGGCGACCCCGACGGGACCCCGGTCCTGGCCTTCCACGGCGTCCCCAGCGGTCGGCTAGGTGCCGCAGTGTTCGACGGGGCGGCACGGGCGGCCGGCCTCCGACTCGTCGCCCCCGAACGTCCGGGCGTCGGCGTCTCCGACCCAGACCCGGACCGAACCCTGACCGACTGGCCCGCCGACGTGACCGCGCTGCTGGACGCCCTCGGTGTCGAGGAGGCACCCGTGGTCGGCGTCTCCGGCGGCGGACCGTACGCGCTCGCGTGTGGTGCCCTCGTGCCGGAGCGAGTCCCCCGGGTCGCCGTCTGCTGTGGTGTCGGTCCGATGGCCGCAGTCGGGCCCGCAGAGCGCCTCCTGTTCCTCCTCGCTCGGGGCGTGCCCGGCGTCGTCAGGGCGTTCCTGGGAGCGGAGGAACGTTCGGCCCGCTACGCACCCGAGCGGACGGTGAAGCGACGGGCGGCGGCCGCCGCGCCCCACGACCGCGAACGTTGGTCGGGAGAGATCGGCAGGGTGCTCGTGGCGTCGATACCGGCGGCCTGCCGGCATCACGGCGTCGAGGCGTTCGTCAGGGACCTGCAACTGTTCGCGAGCGACTGGGGGTTCGACCTCGCGCTCGACGTCCCGGTCGGACTCTGGTACGGCCGCGCCGACCGGTACGTCCCGGTCGCGATGGGTCAGTACCTCATGGAGGCGGTTCCGACCGCCGAGGCGCACTTCTACCCCGACCTCGGACACCTCTCCACCGTCATGGAGAACGACTCCGCGATGTTCGGTTGGCTCCGAGAGTGA
- a CDS encoding DUF7553 family protein — protein sequence MSREELRDAAETLREGATHADGDRRRRIEGQADALETLADRERGPDQGRLDRHMNILRELGEEEDGATDYVDRALEYVRQYREGVGGI from the coding sequence ATGAGCCGCGAGGAACTCCGGGACGCCGCCGAGACTCTCCGCGAGGGAGCGACGCACGCCGACGGTGACCGCCGACGCCGCATCGAGGGACAGGCCGACGCCCTCGAGACACTCGCCGACCGAGAGCGGGGCCCCGACCAGGGGCGGCTGGACCGACACATGAACATCCTGCGAGAACTCGGCGAGGAAGAGGACGGCGCGACGGACTACGTCGACCGCGCGCTGGAGTACGTCAGACAGTACCGCGAGGGCGTCGGCGGCATCTGA
- the cbiB gene encoding adenosylcobinamide-phosphate synthase CbiB, with translation MLAAGSVLLALALDTLLAEPPTRLHPVAWFGHLVAPVDREWRAPRLVGGLVALALPLLAGGVTYWTVALADRGSPLTGALAAGLVLFATTSRRMLLDAAREVVAGSATDLPDARRSLLALAGRDATDLSPGQVRSAAVESAAENLADGLVAPLLAFCLLAPVSLPLGAAAAAWVKAVNTLDSMLGYRSKPVGTASARLDDVVMWLPARASALLLALAAGSGRSVRAASAWLDGVPSPNSGWPMGTLAAATGVRLEKPGVYTLNPDAPLPEREPAERGLRVVSLASLLAFALGAAWLALAEVVG, from the coding sequence ATGCTCGCCGCCGGGAGCGTGCTGCTGGCGCTGGCACTCGATACCCTCCTCGCGGAGCCACCGACCCGACTCCACCCGGTGGCGTGGTTCGGCCACCTCGTCGCGCCCGTCGACCGCGAGTGGCGCGCCCCCCGACTCGTCGGTGGCCTCGTAGCCCTCGCCCTCCCGCTTCTCGCGGGCGGTGTCACCTACTGGACCGTCGCGCTGGCGGACCGGGGCTCTCCGCTCACGGGTGCGCTCGCCGCCGGACTCGTCCTGTTCGCGACCACGAGTCGCCGGATGTTGCTGGACGCCGCCCGCGAGGTGGTCGCGGGGTCGGCGACGGACCTCCCCGACGCCCGCCGGTCGCTCCTCGCACTCGCGGGCCGGGACGCGACCGACCTCTCGCCCGGACAGGTCCGGAGCGCGGCCGTCGAGAGCGCCGCCGAGAACCTCGCTGACGGTCTCGTGGCGCCACTGCTCGCCTTCTGCCTGCTCGCGCCCGTCTCGCTCCCGCTGGGCGCGGCGGCGGCCGCGTGGGTCAAGGCGGTCAACACGCTCGATTCGATGCTCGGCTACCGCTCGAAACCCGTCGGGACGGCGAGCGCCCGCCTCGACGACGTCGTCATGTGGCTCCCCGCGCGGGCGAGCGCGCTCCTGCTGGCGCTCGCGGCGGGGTCGGGTCGCTCGGTGAGGGCCGCGAGCGCGTGGCTCGACGGCGTCCCCTCGCCGAACTCCGGATGGCCGATGGGAACGCTCGCGGCCGCGACGGGCGTCAGACTGGAGAAACCGGGCGTCTACACGCTCAACCCGGACGCGCCGCTCCCGGAACGGGAACCGGCCGAACGCGGTCTGCGGGTCGTCTCGCTCGCGAGTCTGCTGGCGTTCGCGCTGGGCGCGGCGTGGCTGGCGCTGGCGGAGGTCGTCGGATGA
- the cobS gene encoding adenosylcobinamide-GDP ribazoletransferase: MTGRTGDETWKASPATGHARRLGLALAGALGFLSRLPVGRSRDAWDAFGAAPVAFPLAGYLVGALVAVPVSVGATLALPAPTLALLYLLALVLVTGVNHADGVADLGDAAVVHGDSEERRRVLKDTTVGVGAVLALGTVLVGLALAGLALAALPALTLAAVVVASEVGAKLSMAAIACLGEATHDGLGAAFTRRADPSLLLGPAVAALPACLLVLPSPAAGVAVVGGLAGGLAVLWWARRALGGVNGDVFGAANEVGRVCALHAGVVAWTLW, from the coding sequence ATGACCGGGCGGACCGGGGACGAGACGTGGAAGGCGTCCCCCGCCACGGGACACGCCCGACGCCTCGGCCTCGCCCTCGCCGGCGCGCTCGGCTTCCTCTCGCGACTCCCGGTCGGGCGCTCGCGCGATGCGTGGGACGCGTTCGGCGCCGCGCCGGTCGCCTTCCCGCTGGCGGGCTACCTCGTGGGCGCGCTGGTCGCCGTCCCCGTCTCCGTCGGCGCGACGCTCGCGCTCCCGGCCCCGACGCTCGCCCTGCTCTACCTCCTCGCGCTGGTCCTCGTCACCGGCGTCAACCACGCCGATGGGGTGGCGGACCTCGGGGACGCCGCCGTCGTCCACGGCGATTCCGAGGAGCGACGGCGCGTGCTGAAGGACACGACGGTCGGGGTGGGTGCGGTCCTCGCCCTCGGAACGGTCCTCGTCGGTCTCGCGCTGGCGGGCCTCGCGCTGGCGGCGCTCCCCGCCCTCACGCTCGCGGCCGTCGTCGTGGCGAGCGAGGTGGGCGCGAAGCTCTCGATGGCCGCCATCGCCTGCCTCGGCGAGGCGACCCACGACGGCCTCGGGGCGGCGTTCACCCGCCGGGCGGACCCCTCACTGCTGCTCGGCCCCGCGGTGGCGGCGCTCCCCGCCTGCCTGCTGGTACTCCCCTCGCCCGCCGCGGGGGTCGCCGTCGTCGGCGGTCTCGCGGGCGGCCTCGCCGTCCTCTGGTGGGCACGCAGGGCACTGGGCGGGGTGAACGGCGACGTCTTCGGCGCGGCCAACGAGGTCGGTCGCGTCTGTGCGCTGCACGCGGGGGTGGTCGCGTGGACGCTCTGGTGA